One region of Synechococcus elongatus PCC 11801 genomic DNA includes:
- the rpmF gene encoding 50S ribosomal protein L32 produces the protein MAVPKKKTSKSKRDKRKATWKRKAALQAQRALSLGKSVLTGRAKGFVYPTQDEDDTEE, from the coding sequence ATGGCCGTCCCAAAGAAGAAAACCTCCAAGAGCAAACGCGACAAGCGCAAGGCCACTTGGAAGCGTAAGGCTGCACTGCAGGCTCAACGGGCACTGTCCTTGGGTAAATCCGTCCTGACCGGTCGGGCGAAAGGATTTGTCTACCCGACTCAAGACGAAGACGACACCGAAGAATAG
- a CDS encoding DUF565 domain-containing protein, with product MPQFFADMQNTRLNQLVSAAGGALLQWFQQPWRRLSLQIICLLFGFWLINALSLAAGQSGVWDPSLAAIITLSVEVCSWLYYRGPGAGQRDRSLPFLLLQNLKLGAVYALAMETLKIGS from the coding sequence TTGCCCCAGTTTTTTGCCGATATGCAGAATACGCGCCTCAACCAACTGGTGAGTGCCGCAGGCGGTGCGCTCCTGCAGTGGTTCCAGCAACCGTGGCGACGGCTATCGTTGCAGATCATCTGCCTGCTGTTTGGTTTTTGGCTGATCAACGCGCTGTCTCTTGCCGCAGGGCAGTCCGGCGTCTGGGATCCGAGCTTGGCCGCAATCATCACCCTGTCGGTAGAAGTCTGTAGCTGGCTGTACTATCGCGGGCCAGGGGCAGGGCAACGCGATCGCAGTCTGCCGTTTCTCCTGCTGCAAAATCTCAAGCTGGGCGCGGTCTATGCCCTTGCGATGGAAACCCTCAAGATTGGATCTTGA